One genomic window of Acidovorax radicis includes the following:
- the rpe gene encoding ribulose-phosphate 3-epimerase produces MSRTFQIAPSILSADFSRLGEEVRNVIAAGADWIHFDVMDNHYVPNLTFGPMVCQALKPHAKTPAGVAVPIDVHLMIQPVDALAAAFADAGADYISFHPDASGHVHRSIQAIRSKGVKPGLVFNPAEPLDVLDWVIDDIDLILIMSVNPGFGGQSFIDSALRKVEAVRKRIDASGKDIRLEVDGGIKTDNIRRVADAGADTFVAGSAIFGKPDYRGVIDAMRVALG; encoded by the coding sequence ATGAGCCGCACATTCCAAATCGCCCCCTCCATCCTCTCCGCCGACTTTTCCCGCCTGGGCGAAGAAGTGCGAAATGTCATTGCCGCTGGCGCAGACTGGATCCACTTTGACGTGATGGACAACCATTACGTGCCCAACCTCACTTTCGGCCCCATGGTGTGCCAGGCCTTGAAGCCCCATGCCAAGACGCCTGCGGGCGTGGCTGTGCCGATCGACGTGCATTTGATGATCCAGCCTGTGGACGCCCTGGCCGCTGCCTTTGCCGACGCGGGTGCGGACTACATCAGCTTTCACCCCGACGCCTCGGGCCATGTGCACCGCAGCATCCAGGCCATCCGGTCCAAGGGCGTCAAGCCCGGCCTGGTGTTCAATCCGGCCGAGCCGCTCGATGTGCTGGACTGGGTGATCGACGACATCGACCTCATCCTCATCATGAGCGTGAACCCCGGCTTTGGCGGCCAGAGCTTCATTGACTCGGCCCTGCGCAAGGTCGAGGCCGTGCGCAAGCGCATCGACGCATCGGGCAAGGACATCCGCCTGGAAGTCGATGGCGGCATCAAGACCGACAACATCCGCCGCGTGGCCGATGCAGGCGCTGACACCTTTGTGGCGGGCAGTGCCATCTTTGGCAAACCGGACTACCGGGGTGTGATCGACGCGATGCGCGTGGCCCTGGGCTGA
- the apaG gene encoding Co2+/Mg2+ efflux protein ApaG, translating to MPKYQFDVEVLPEYLPEQSAPDTGVFSFAYTITITNAGDTPAQLISRHWIISDARGHTEEVKGLGVVGQQPLLKPGESFQYTSGCRLRTSSGTMHGTFHCVAEDGEPFNTPVPLFVLEALSHGPSGEPLSGRVLH from the coding sequence ATGCCAAAGTACCAGTTTGACGTGGAAGTGCTGCCCGAATACCTGCCCGAGCAGTCTGCGCCGGACACGGGAGTGTTCAGCTTCGCCTACACCATCACCATCACCAACGCGGGTGACACACCCGCCCAGTTGATCTCCCGCCACTGGATCATCAGTGACGCGCGCGGCCACACCGAAGAGGTCAAAGGCCTGGGCGTGGTGGGGCAACAACCCCTGCTCAAGCCCGGCGAATCGTTCCAGTACACCAGCGGCTGCCGGCTGCGCACCTCCAGCGGCACCATGCACGGCACCTTCCATTGCGTGGCCGAAGATGGCGAGCCTTTCAACACGCCAGTTCCGCTGTTTGTGCTGGAGGCACTGAGCCATGGCCCGTCTGGCGAGCCGCTGAGTGGACGGGTGCTGCATTGA